A region of Bradyrhizobium sp. SZCCHNS1050 DNA encodes the following proteins:
- a CDS encoding SDR family oxidoreductase codes for MRLKAKVAVITGGGSGIGRASAVMFAREGAYVALVDRDAAGAEETLLLLAKAGGQGRVYVGDVGDADFAKATVESVAAARGRLDVLMTAAGFSCGGTVVTTDPMDWDAVFRANVGGTWLWAKVAVPIMQKQKAGSIITVASQLAVAGGKGNSAYIAAKGAIISLTRTMAVDFATDGIRVNALAPGAIDTPLLRRSFARHVDPEPVREASRQRHAMKRFGAADEVAAAALFLASDEASFTTGIVLPVDGGWLAA; via the coding sequence ATGAGGCTCAAGGCGAAGGTCGCGGTCATCACCGGCGGCGGCTCCGGCATCGGCCGCGCCAGCGCCGTCATGTTCGCGCGCGAGGGCGCTTATGTTGCGCTGGTCGACCGCGACGCGGCAGGCGCGGAGGAAACCCTGTTGCTCCTGGCCAAGGCCGGAGGCCAGGGCCGCGTGTATGTCGGCGATGTCGGTGATGCGGATTTTGCAAAGGCGACGGTCGAGAGCGTGGCAGCCGCGCGCGGCCGGCTGGATGTGCTGATGACCGCTGCCGGCTTCTCCTGCGGCGGCACCGTGGTCACGACCGATCCCATGGATTGGGACGCGGTGTTCCGCGCCAATGTCGGCGGCACCTGGCTGTGGGCCAAGGTCGCGGTGCCGATCATGCAGAAGCAGAAGGCCGGGTCGATCATCACCGTGGCATCGCAGCTTGCGGTCGCCGGCGGCAAAGGCAATAGCGCCTATATCGCCGCCAAGGGCGCGATCATCAGCCTGACCCGCACCATGGCGGTCGACTTCGCTACCGACGGCATCCGCGTCAATGCGCTGGCGCCGGGTGCGATCGACACGCCGCTGCTGCGCCGGAGCTTTGCGCGCCACGTCGATCCGGAGCCGGTGCGCGAGGCCTCGCGCCAGCGCCACGCGATGAAGCGCTTTGGCGCGGCCGACGAGGTCGCGGCCGCCGCGCTGTTCCTGGCCAGCGACGAGGCGTCGTTCACGACCGGCATCGTGCTGCCGGTGGATGGCGGCTGGCTCGCGGCGTAG
- a CDS encoding LysR substrate-binding domain-containing protein, with protein sequence MPLNLRQIEVFRAIMMTGSISGAARLLSVSQPAISRLLAYTEDGLKLKLFERISGRVQPTPEAKRLFAEVEHVHRGVARINDLADELRAGGTGTIRVVASPSAAHSMVPEALARLRGRFPDLRVEFESLTLLEIVSRVGTARADLGITVLPVDEPTVAVETIAEGALHVIMPADHALTRLRSIRPKDMLPYPLVGFGPQTPYGHIVTSALAGGPEPTTIVRYTPDACAMARAGAGLAVVDQFVLRGRAWPDLAARPLAPKIPMRAYLLTPRFEPLSRNAAALADILRGRDRKSGTARR encoded by the coding sequence ATGCCGCTCAATCTGCGCCAGATCGAGGTGTTCCGCGCGATTATGATGACGGGCTCGATCAGCGGCGCTGCGCGGCTGCTCTCGGTGTCGCAGCCCGCGATCAGCCGGCTGCTGGCCTATACCGAGGATGGCCTCAAGCTCAAGCTGTTCGAGCGCATCAGCGGCCGGGTGCAGCCGACGCCGGAGGCCAAGCGGTTGTTCGCCGAGGTCGAGCACGTCCATCGCGGCGTCGCGCGCATCAACGACCTCGCCGACGAACTGCGCGCCGGCGGCACGGGCACCATCCGCGTGGTGGCGAGCCCGAGCGCGGCCCACAGCATGGTGCCGGAGGCGCTGGCGCGGCTGCGCGGCCGCTTTCCAGATCTGCGCGTCGAGTTCGAATCGTTGACCCTGCTGGAGATCGTCAGCCGCGTCGGCACAGCCCGCGCCGACCTCGGCATCACTGTGCTGCCGGTCGACGAGCCGACAGTCGCGGTAGAGACGATCGCGGAGGGCGCGCTGCACGTGATCATGCCGGCCGACCATGCCCTGACGAGGCTGCGCAGCATCAGACCGAAGGACATGCTGCCCTATCCGCTGGTCGGCTTCGGCCCGCAGACGCCTTATGGTCACATCGTCACGTCGGCCCTGGCCGGCGGCCCGGAGCCGACCACGATCGTGCGCTACACGCCCGACGCCTGCGCCATGGCCCGCGCCGGCGCGGGCCTTGCCGTGGTCGACCAATTCGTGCTGCGCGGCCGCGCCTGGCCCGACCTCGCGGCACGGCCACTCGCACCGAAGATTCCGATGCGCGCGTATCTCCTGACGCCTCGCTTCGAGCCGCTGTCTCGCAACGCGGCCGCGCTTGCGGACATTTTGCGCGGGCGCGATCGGAAGTCCGGCACGGCCAGGCGTTGA
- a CDS encoding NAD(P)/FAD-dependent oxidoreductase has translation MSDGLAALTAQVRGDLARIAHPSMPWLTPVVGPDGRPARDVLIVGGGQSGLATAFALLRSRVSNVLVLDKAEAGREGPWLSYARMPTLRSPKDFTGPDLDVPCLTYQAWHEAKFGGESWRNLDLIPREYWADYLAWYREVLDLPVRNGCEVVDIAPAADGLLQATVRSKDGETTIYARKIVLATGQEGMGDWSIPEPLRHLPATRCAHSGAEIDFDSLRGRRVAVIGAGASAFDNAAAALEAGANSVDLLCRRTEIQLIQPYRWLTFRGFLRHFSELDDVWRWRFMRAVLELREGFPQHTYDRCARHAAFHLHEGAPVLIACETSEGVVLRTPQGEVTVDFVVSATGISMDFAKRPELQRFAANIARWCDRYTPDAGERNDRLGAFPYLADDYALCERVAGRTPWIRDVHVFAIASTMSFGASGSSINAMTTAVPKLVHGLTRGLFKADIDKHWANFQAYDVKQAEVRCGT, from the coding sequence ATGAGCGATGGCCTCGCCGCGCTGACGGCCCAGGTCCGTGGCGATCTTGCCAGGATCGCCCATCCCAGCATGCCATGGCTGACGCCCGTCGTCGGTCCCGATGGCCGGCCTGCGCGCGATGTGCTGATCGTCGGCGGCGGCCAATCGGGTCTTGCCACCGCCTTCGCGCTGCTGCGCTCGCGCGTCAGCAACGTTCTCGTGCTCGACAAGGCCGAGGCAGGCCGCGAAGGACCGTGGCTCAGCTATGCGCGCATGCCGACCCTGCGCAGCCCGAAGGACTTCACCGGACCCGATCTCGACGTCCCCTGTCTGACCTATCAGGCGTGGCACGAGGCGAAGTTTGGCGGCGAGAGCTGGCGCAATCTTGACCTGATCCCGCGCGAATATTGGGCAGACTATCTCGCCTGGTATCGCGAGGTGCTCGACCTTCCAGTGCGCAACGGCTGCGAAGTCGTCGATATCGCACCGGCCGCTGACGGACTGCTGCAGGCGACAGTGCGCAGCAAGGATGGTGAGACGACGATCTATGCCCGCAAGATCGTGCTGGCGACCGGGCAGGAGGGGATGGGCGATTGGAGCATTCCGGAGCCTCTGCGCCATTTGCCCGCAACGCGCTGCGCCCATTCCGGCGCCGAGATCGATTTCGACAGCTTGCGCGGCCGCCGCGTCGCCGTGATCGGGGCCGGTGCCTCGGCGTTCGACAATGCGGCGGCTGCGCTCGAAGCCGGTGCGAACAGCGTCGATCTGCTATGCCGCCGCACGGAAATCCAACTGATCCAACCCTATCGCTGGCTGACGTTCCGTGGTTTCCTGCGGCATTTCTCCGAACTCGACGACGTCTGGCGCTGGCGTTTCATGCGCGCGGTCCTCGAGTTGCGCGAGGGCTTTCCGCAGCACACCTATGATCGCTGCGCCCGTCATGCTGCGTTCCACCTGCATGAGGGCGCGCCTGTGCTGATCGCGTGCGAAACGTCAGAGGGAGTCGTGCTGCGGACACCGCAAGGCGAAGTCACAGTCGATTTCGTGGTCAGCGCGACGGGCATCTCGATGGACTTCGCAAAGCGTCCGGAGCTGCAGCGCTTTGCCGCCAACATCGCGCGTTGGTGCGATCGCTACACGCCCGATGCCGGCGAGCGCAACGACCGGCTTGGCGCCTTTCCCTATCTCGCCGACGACTATGCGCTGTGCGAGCGTGTGGCTGGCCGGACGCCGTGGATCCGCGACGTCCATGTGTTTGCCATTGCCTCGACGATGAGCTTCGGCGCGTCGGGATCTTCCATCAATGCAATGACCACCGCGGTGCCGAAGCTCGTGCATGGGCTGACGCGCGGGCTGTTCAAGGCCGACATCGACAAGCATTGGGCCAACTTCCAGGCCTACGATGTGAAGCAGGCCGAGGTGCGCTGTGGCACGTGA
- a CDS encoding ABC transporter substrate-binding protein, producing the protein MSFEMSKRSLFAATALLAVMLAAPSAHAQSRAETLRYVTGATVNTLDPNIPGSTREAFALSMSSYDRLVSFGRKQLNGKWVFDLDTITGELAESYQVSSDGLKITFKLRPDAKFQDGSPVTAEDVKWSLDRCVTAPILGKAQLLTGSLTSADQFKVIDPLTFEVTLPKPDKLALPNLATVYPIIINSKLAKAHATAEDPWALNWTKENAAGSGAYIVETFKPGEQVIAKRSEAWNRGAPDKPAAFKRLIIQSVPEPATRANLVERGDADLVIDLQASDVQSLEGKGKLKVISTPQYNAVTFISMNNTIPPFDNVNVRRAIAYALPYDDMFKAALFGRGAPLYGATWADGKPPSGGYPIPQPIKLDLEKARAYLKDAGMADGFSTTFSFNVGQAATAEPMAALVKESLAKIGIKVDIQKLPDAQMSTAINEKKLPFFTEGIVAWLPSTDYFYRNFYTGKQRWNYSSTDNAELEKIAQEARFEADKAKYEEQGKALNAIHFDQMFQIPIWQAAQDAVMQPTVDGYVYQFTRQVDYRNLSRK; encoded by the coding sequence ATGAGTTTCGAGATGTCCAAACGTTCGTTGTTCGCTGCGACCGCCTTGCTCGCGGTGATGCTGGCTGCGCCATCGGCGCATGCGCAGAGCCGCGCCGAGACTCTGCGCTATGTCACCGGTGCCACCGTCAACACGCTCGATCCGAACATTCCGGGCTCGACGCGCGAGGCCTTCGCGCTGTCGATGTCGAGCTACGACCGGCTGGTGTCGTTCGGTCGCAAGCAGCTCAATGGTAAGTGGGTGTTCGATCTCGACACGATCACCGGCGAGCTCGCTGAATCCTATCAGGTCAGCTCTGACGGTTTGAAGATCACCTTCAAGCTGCGCCCCGACGCCAAGTTCCAGGACGGCTCGCCGGTGACGGCCGAGGACGTCAAATGGTCGCTCGACCGCTGCGTCACCGCGCCAATCCTCGGCAAGGCGCAACTGCTGACGGGCTCGCTGACGTCGGCCGATCAGTTCAAGGTCATTGATCCCCTGACGTTCGAAGTGACCTTGCCGAAGCCGGACAAGCTGGCGCTGCCGAATCTCGCGACCGTCTATCCGATCATCATCAACTCCAAGCTCGCCAAGGCGCATGCGACGGCCGAAGACCCATGGGCGCTGAACTGGACCAAGGAGAACGCGGCCGGCAGCGGTGCCTACATCGTCGAGACCTTCAAGCCCGGCGAGCAGGTGATCGCCAAGCGCAGCGAGGCCTGGAATCGCGGCGCGCCGGACAAGCCGGCGGCGTTCAAGCGCCTGATCATCCAGTCGGTGCCTGAACCGGCGACGCGCGCCAACCTCGTGGAGCGCGGCGACGCCGACCTCGTCATCGACCTGCAGGCGAGCGACGTGCAGTCGCTCGAAGGCAAGGGCAAGCTGAAGGTGATCTCGACGCCGCAATACAACGCGGTGACCTTCATCTCGATGAACAACACCATCCCGCCGTTCGACAACGTCAATGTGCGTCGCGCCATAGCCTACGCGCTGCCCTATGACGACATGTTCAAGGCGGCCTTGTTCGGCCGCGGCGCGCCGCTCTACGGCGCGACGTGGGCCGACGGCAAGCCGCCGAGCGGCGGCTATCCGATCCCGCAGCCGATCAAGCTCGATCTGGAGAAGGCGAGGGCCTATCTGAAGGACGCCGGCATGGCGGACGGCTTCTCCACCACCTTCAGCTTCAATGTCGGCCAGGCGGCGACCGCCGAGCCGATGGCCGCGCTGGTCAAGGAATCGCTCGCCAAGATCGGCATCAAGGTGGACATCCAGAAGCTGCCGGATGCGCAGATGTCGACCGCGATCAACGAGAAGAAGCTGCCGTTCTTCACCGAAGGCATCGTCGCCTGGCTGCCCTCGACCGACTATTTCTATCGCAACTTCTACACGGGCAAGCAGCGCTGGAATTATTCCTCGACTGACAATGCCGAGCTGGAGAAGATCGCGCAGGAGGCGCGCTTTGAGGCCGACAAGGCGAAATATGAGGAGCAGGGCAAGGCGCTCAACGCCATCCATTTCGACCAGATGTTCCAGATCCCGATCTGGCAGGCGGCGCAGGACGCGGTGATGCAGCCGACGGTGGACGGCTACGTCTACCAGTTCACGCGGCAGGTCGATTATCGTAACCTGAGTCGCAAGTAA
- a CDS encoding ABC transporter permease: MGTIVATLARAGRRFVSSLPALFGVLVFTFLLMRVLPGDPAVFFASGPNAGQEEIEVIRRQLGLDKPLPNQLAIYLYDVGRGNLGRSMMTGQAVAKDLKERLPASLELTLTALLIALVSAVPLGVLAALRPGSLVDHGVRLFCSLGVCVPTFVSGLLLIYVFYYLLGLAPDPTGRIDIFATLPPSRTGFLIIDFLLAGDVEGWWAAARQLMLPALTMALFVIAPLARITRASMLVSLGSDFVRTARSVGLSWWRIVVTYALRNAILPVITIAGIVFSTMLGANVLVEKVFSWPGVASYALDALLVSDYAPVQGFVLLMATIFVIVNLLVDVLYGIADPRATVA, encoded by the coding sequence ATGGGCACGATCGTCGCAACCTTGGCTCGGGCGGGACGACGCTTCGTCTCGTCGCTGCCGGCGCTGTTCGGGGTCCTGGTCTTCACCTTCCTGCTGATGCGCGTGCTGCCGGGGGATCCGGCCGTGTTCTTTGCCTCCGGCCCCAATGCCGGCCAGGAGGAGATCGAGGTCATCCGCCGGCAGCTCGGGCTCGACAAGCCGCTGCCGAACCAGCTCGCGATCTATCTCTACGACGTCGGCCGCGGCAATCTCGGCCGCTCGATGATGACCGGGCAGGCGGTCGCCAAGGATCTCAAGGAGCGGCTGCCGGCCTCGCTCGAATTGACCCTGACGGCGCTGCTGATCGCGCTGGTGTCGGCGGTGCCGCTCGGCGTGCTGGCTGCGCTGCGGCCGGGCTCGCTGGTCGATCACGGCGTGCGGCTGTTCTGCTCGCTCGGCGTCTGCGTTCCGACCTTCGTCTCCGGTCTGCTGCTGATCTACGTGTTCTATTATCTGCTCGGCCTGGCGCCGGACCCCACGGGCCGCATCGATATCTTCGCCACACTGCCGCCGTCGCGGACCGGCTTCCTGATCATCGACTTCCTGCTCGCCGGCGATGTCGAGGGCTGGTGGGCGGCGGCCCGGCAGCTGATGCTGCCGGCACTGACCATGGCGCTGTTCGTGATCGCGCCGCTGGCGCGCATCACCCGCGCCTCGATGCTGGTGTCGCTCGGCAGCGACTTCGTGCGCACGGCGCGCTCGGTCGGGCTGTCGTGGTGGCGCATCGTCGTGACCTATGCGCTGAGGAACGCGATCCTGCCGGTCATCACCATCGCCGGGATCGTGTTCTCGACCATGCTCGGCGCCAATGTGCTGGTGGAGAAGGTGTTCTCCTGGCCGGGCGTCGCCTCCTACGCGCTCGATGCGCTGCTGGTCTCCGACTACGCGCCGGTGCAGGGCTTCGTGCTGCTGATGGCGACGATCTTCGTGATCGTCAATCTGCTGGTCGATGTGCTCTATGGCATCGCCGATCCCCGGGCGACGGTGGCGTGA
- a CDS encoding ABC transporter permease, with protein sequence MSMIETSSTLRHTAFVLRGNPVTAVAAGGALLLALIAIFAPWLAPYDPVVSDVPQALQPPSAAHWFGTDQLGRDVLSRLIVASRLDLTIAVTAVAVSFALGSVIGALCGYAGGRLDKAVGRFVDVLMAFPLFVLAMAMVAALGNRVENIVIATAIINLPFYIRFARAEVNIRRNLGWVEAARACGESHVAVVLRFLLPNVLPAMAVQMSLNLGWAILNAAGLSFIGLGVKPPTPEWGIMVAEGARFISTGRWWLVAFPGLALMSAVLCFNLLGDGLRDILDPRMRT encoded by the coding sequence ATGAGCATGATCGAGACCTCGTCGACCCTGCGCCACACTGCCTTCGTGCTGCGCGGCAATCCGGTCACCGCTGTCGCGGCTGGCGGTGCGCTGCTGCTGGCGCTGATCGCGATCTTTGCGCCGTGGCTCGCGCCCTATGATCCGGTCGTCTCCGACGTACCGCAGGCGCTGCAGCCGCCGAGCGCGGCGCACTGGTTCGGCACCGACCAGCTCGGTCGCGATGTGCTCAGCCGCCTGATCGTCGCGAGCCGGCTCGACCTCACGATCGCGGTGACGGCGGTTGCTGTGTCCTTCGCGCTCGGCTCGGTGATCGGTGCACTCTGCGGCTATGCCGGCGGCCGGCTCGACAAGGCGGTCGGCCGCTTCGTCGACGTGCTGATGGCGTTCCCGCTGTTCGTGCTGGCGATGGCGATGGTCGCCGCGCTCGGCAATCGGGTCGAGAACATCGTGATCGCGACCGCGATCATCAACCTGCCGTTCTACATCCGCTTCGCCCGCGCCGAGGTGAACATTCGCCGCAACCTCGGCTGGGTCGAGGCCGCGCGGGCCTGCGGCGAGAGCCATGTCGCTGTCGTGCTGCGTTTCCTGCTGCCGAACGTGCTGCCGGCGATGGCGGTGCAGATGTCGCTCAATCTCGGCTGGGCGATCCTCAATGCCGCGGGCCTCTCCTTCATCGGCCTCGGCGTCAAGCCGCCGACGCCGGAATGGGGCATCATGGTCGCCGAGGGCGCCCGCTTCATCTCCACGGGGCGCTGGTGGCTGGTGGCGTTTCCCGGACTTGCGCTGATGAGCGCGGTGCTGTGCTTCAATCTGCTCGGCGACGGCCTGCGCGATATCCTCGATCCCCGGATGCGCACATGA
- the nikE gene encoding ABC transporter ATP-binding protein, with translation MSAPLLEVENLKVSFSTRRGIVEAVRGVSLSLAPGEMLGLVGESGSGKSVTGFAITHLLDKAGRITGGRIRFKGQDITRAGGADLRSLHGAAMAMIFQNPRAALNPIRTVGQQIADAILAHRRLSRQEAQAEALQLLKAVQIRDPERRMSAYPHELSGGMCQRVMIAIAISCSPQLLIADEPTTGLDVTTQKVVMDLLAHIAADRGMATILITHDLGLAARYCARVVVMEQGRLVEEAEPLTLFHRPQHPYTKRLVAASPTATSRIEDLVPDGERIPLVAVTELPPPPHGTPLLLDVRTVSKRFDDGTVGVADFSMTMRGGESVGLVGESGSGKSTTSRMICRLIDASAGEILFDGQSIGQIPARDFHRSELRKDIQIVFQDPNDSLNPRYTAFDCIAHPLLRLMNMRSGDRLRRRVEECAERVGLPRELLSRFPHQLSGGQKARVGIARAIACRPRLLVLDEPTAALDVSVQAVVLQLLNRLRREDNLAFLFVSHDLNVVRMMCDRTIVLRTGLIIEQGESRALFANPQTDYTRELVDAVPHIDPPMALAPA, from the coding sequence GTGAGCGCACCGCTGCTCGAGGTCGAGAACCTCAAGGTCTCCTTCTCCACCCGCCGTGGTATCGTCGAGGCCGTGCGCGGCGTGTCCCTGTCGCTCGCACCGGGTGAGATGCTTGGCCTCGTCGGCGAGAGCGGCTCCGGCAAATCGGTGACCGGCTTTGCCATCACCCATCTGCTCGACAAGGCCGGCCGCATCACCGGCGGCCGGATCCGCTTCAAGGGCCAGGACATCACCCGCGCCGGCGGCGCCGATCTGCGCAGCCTGCATGGTGCTGCGATGGCGATGATCTTCCAGAACCCGCGCGCGGCCCTCAATCCCATCCGTACCGTCGGCCAGCAGATTGCGGATGCGATCCTCGCGCATAGACGGCTGTCGCGGCAGGAGGCGCAGGCCGAGGCGCTGCAACTCTTGAAGGCCGTGCAGATCCGCGATCCCGAGCGGCGCATGAGCGCCTATCCGCATGAGCTCTCCGGCGGCATGTGCCAGCGGGTGATGATCGCGATCGCGATCTCCTGCAGCCCGCAGCTGCTGATCGCGGACGAGCCGACCACCGGCCTCGACGTCACCACGCAGAAGGTGGTGATGGACCTGCTCGCTCATATCGCCGCCGACCGCGGCATGGCGACGATCCTGATCACGCATGATCTCGGGCTGGCCGCGCGCTACTGCGCGCGCGTCGTGGTGATGGAGCAGGGCAGGCTGGTCGAGGAGGCCGAGCCGCTCACGCTGTTCCATCGGCCGCAGCACCCCTACACCAAACGGCTGGTCGCGGCGTCGCCGACGGCGACCTCGCGCATTGAGGATCTGGTGCCGGACGGCGAGCGCATTCCGTTGGTCGCGGTGACGGAGCTGCCGCCCCCGCCGCACGGCACGCCGCTGCTGCTCGACGTCAGGACTGTCAGCAAGCGTTTCGACGACGGCACCGTGGGCGTCGCGGACTTCTCTATGACCATGCGCGGCGGCGAGAGCGTCGGCCTGGTCGGGGAGAGCGGCTCCGGCAAGAGCACGACGTCGCGCATGATCTGTCGGCTGATCGATGCCAGCGCCGGCGAGATCCTGTTCGACGGCCAGTCGATCGGCCAGATCCCGGCGCGCGACTTCCACCGTTCCGAGCTGCGCAAGGACATCCAGATCGTCTTCCAGGATCCGAACGACAGCCTCAATCCGCGCTACACGGCGTTCGACTGCATCGCCCATCCGCTGCTGCGACTGATGAACATGCGCTCAGGCGACAGACTGCGCCGGCGGGTCGAGGAATGCGCCGAGCGTGTTGGCCTGCCGCGCGAGCTGCTGTCGCGCTTTCCGCATCAGCTCTCTGGCGGGCAGAAGGCGCGCGTCGGAATCGCCCGCGCCATCGCCTGCCGGCCGCGTCTGCTGGTGCTGGACGAGCCGACCGCGGCGCTCGACGTCTCCGTGCAGGCCGTGGTGCTGCAGCTCCTGAACCGGCTTCGGCGCGAGGACAACCTCGCATTTCTGTTCGTCAGCCACGATCTCAATGTCGTGCGCATGATGTGCGACCGCACCATCGTGCTGCGCACAGGCCTCATCATCGAGCAGGGCGAGAGCCGGGCGCTGTTCGCCAATCCGCAGACCGACTACACGCGCGAGCTGGTCGATGCCGTCCCGCATATCGACCCGCCGATGGCGCTGGCACCGGCCTGA
- a CDS encoding FAD-binding oxidoreductase has translation MTELIERLQSAVGAAHVLVAAEDQAPYLRDWLGKYRGAAIAVVRPASTAEVSAVMAACAEARVAVVPQGGHTSLSGGATPDASGGAIVLSLARMNRIRALDPIGQTMVVDAGVVLAKVQEAAGAAGLLFPLSLGSEGSCTVGGNLAANAGGVAVLRYGVMRELTLGLEVVLPDGRIWDGLRALRKDNTGYALRDLFIGSEGTLGIITGAVLKLFPQPTARATAFVALADAAAALELLRLSRAHCGDRLSAFEFLTAATLEMILRQMPDTRLPFAALPEAAVLIELSDIGDERALTTRFETALGEAMAQGLVADAVVAQDGTQAKAFWRVRESVSEALVREGKALKHDIAVPVAEIADFVDVMDAAVGAALPGIRPMVFGHLGDGNLHYNLMRPLAMTEDAFYAHGPRITRLVHDEITRRRGSISAEHGIGQLRTSEMPLCKPPLELELMQQLKRTLDPHGLMNPGKLLPGT, from the coding sequence ATGACGGAGCTGATCGAAAGGCTGCAGAGCGCCGTCGGCGCAGCGCATGTTCTCGTCGCAGCCGAAGATCAGGCGCCATATCTGCGCGACTGGCTGGGCAAGTATCGTGGCGCTGCCATCGCCGTCGTGCGTCCTGCGTCGACGGCAGAGGTCTCCGCGGTCATGGCGGCCTGCGCCGAGGCCCGCGTCGCCGTGGTGCCGCAGGGCGGCCACACGAGCCTGTCCGGCGGCGCGACACCGGATGCGAGCGGCGGGGCGATCGTGCTGTCGCTGGCGCGGATGAACCGCATCCGCGCGCTCGATCCCATCGGCCAGACCATGGTGGTCGATGCCGGCGTCGTGCTGGCGAAGGTGCAGGAGGCCGCCGGCGCGGCCGGCCTGCTGTTTCCACTCAGCCTCGGGTCCGAGGGGAGCTGCACCGTCGGCGGCAATCTCGCGGCCAACGCCGGCGGCGTCGCCGTGCTGCGCTATGGCGTGATGCGCGAGCTCACGCTCGGCCTCGAAGTGGTGCTGCCGGATGGCCGCATCTGGGACGGCCTGCGCGCCTTGCGCAAGGACAACACCGGCTATGCGCTGCGCGATCTCTTCATCGGCTCGGAAGGCACGCTCGGCATCATCACTGGCGCGGTGCTGAAACTGTTTCCGCAGCCGACCGCGCGCGCCACGGCCTTCGTCGCGCTCGCCGATGCGGCCGCCGCGCTGGAGCTGCTGCGGCTGTCACGCGCCCATTGCGGCGATCGCCTGTCGGCGTTCGAGTTCCTGACCGCGGCGACGCTGGAGATGATCCTGCGGCAGATGCCGGACACGCGGCTGCCCTTCGCGGCGCTGCCTGAGGCCGCCGTGCTGATCGAGCTCAGCGACATCGGCGACGAGCGCGCGCTGACCACGCGGTTTGAAACCGCGCTGGGGGAGGCGATGGCGCAGGGCCTCGTCGCCGACGCCGTCGTCGCGCAGGACGGCACGCAGGCGAAGGCATTCTGGCGCGTGCGCGAGAGCGTGTCGGAGGCGCTGGTGCGCGAGGGCAAGGCGTTGAAGCACGACATCGCCGTGCCGGTCGCCGAGATCGCCGATTTCGTCGACGTCATGGACGCGGCGGTCGGCGCGGCGCTGCCCGGCATCCGCCCGATGGTATTCGGCCATCTCGGCGACGGCAATCTGCACTACAATCTGATGCGTCCGCTGGCGATGACCGAGGACGCGTTCTACGCCCACGGCCCGCGCATCACACGCCTCGTGCATGACGAGATCACCCGCCGCCGCGGCTCGATCAGCGCCGAGCACGGCATCGGCCAGCTCCGTACATCCGAGATGCCGCTGTGCAAGCCGCCGCTCGAGCTAGAGCTGATGCAACAGCTCAAGCGCACGCTCGATCCGCATGGGCTGATGAACCCGGGCAAGCTGCTGCCGGGTACGTGA
- a CDS encoding TonB family protein — MSARLIPHDTNQRASYIDPQKNERASMRYFGLGLLILISISAAALADEAAFKRQLYRHLMANSWAIPERLRTKTVHVGVVFSIDRDGKILNATIDQSSGSADDDADVLAGLRRMRPFPPVPDDLNVPFEIKTTFNLGMQKRIAHVELQWPPTSDTSGPEISYRSEVQHQLRIGPLVLSDDVKNATEIRSIITFSIDRDGNLIDVKMTKTFGVKAVDDQTIAWLRSVQPFPKIPAELRAPMKLTAELVISPKGIWNDEETRRKVNGVCRGC, encoded by the coding sequence ATGTCTGCCCGCTTAATCCCTCACGACACCAACCAACGAGCAAGCTACATTGATCCGCAGAAGAATGAGCGGGCTTCAATGCGATACTTCGGTCTTGGTCTCCTGATCCTGATTTCGATATCCGCGGCAGCGCTTGCAGACGAAGCCGCGTTCAAGCGTCAGCTCTACCGGCATCTCATGGCAAATTCCTGGGCGATCCCAGAACGATTGAGAACCAAGACAGTTCACGTGGGAGTTGTCTTTTCGATCGATCGGGACGGCAAGATCTTGAACGCGACGATTGACCAGAGCTCCGGCTCGGCCGACGACGATGCAGACGTTCTCGCAGGGCTGCGGCGCATGCGACCATTTCCGCCCGTCCCGGACGACCTGAACGTGCCGTTCGAGATCAAGACGACGTTCAATCTGGGCATGCAGAAGCGCATCGCCCATGTAGAGCTGCAATGGCCTCCAACCTCCGACACGTCCGGCCCCGAGATCTCCTATCGCAGCGAGGTCCAACACCAGTTGCGGATCGGTCCGCTCGTCCTGTCCGACGATGTCAAGAACGCCACCGAGATCCGCTCGATCATCACCTTTTCGATCGATCGCGACGGAAACCTCATCGACGTGAAAATGACCAAGACTTTTGGCGTGAAAGCCGTCGACGATCAGACGATCGCTTGGCTCCGGTCGGTCCAACCTTTCCCAAAGATCCCGGCAGAGCTCAGGGCGCCGATGAAACTGACAGCTGAGCTGGTCATCTCTCCCAAGGGAATCTGGAACGACGAAGAGACCCGTCGAAAGGTCAACGGCGTCTGCCGGGGCTGCTGA